From the genome of Chroococcidiopsis sp. TS-821:
GTACTAATTCGCGGGCGTGACGCGCAGCTTCTGCGGCTTTAAACGCTTGAATTGCTTTATCTAAAATTGCATCGGCGACACTAGGATGAAAATCAAGGTACTCGGTGAGAACTTCGCCAACTAGGGAATCTACAATTCCGCGCACTTCGGTGTTACCAAGTTTTGTTTTTGTTTGTCCTTCAAATTCAGGATCGGGAACTTTAACCGAAATGACTCCTGTTAAACCTTCACGGACATGTTCGCCGCTAAGATTCGGTTCGTTTTCTTTAATTTTGTTCCGCTTGCGGGCGATCGCATTAAGTGTCCGTGTCAGTACAGCTTTTAATCCTTCTAAGTGCGTTCCACCATCAACCGTACGAATGTTATTTGCAAAACCTAAAATATTGTCAGTATAAGCATCCGCTGACCACTGCAAAGCGACTTCAACTTGAACGTTGTTGCGTTCGCCTTGCACAAAGATGATTTCTTCGTGTAGCGGCTGCTTTTCGCGGTTCATGTACGCGACGTATTCTTTAATTCCACCTTTATATTCGTAGGTCTCGACTTTCGGTTCGCTACTTTTGAGGAGATCTAAGCGGCGATCGCTAAATGTAATCTTGACCCCAGCGTTTAAGTATGCTAACTCGCGCAAACGACCAGCTAGTGTGATGTAATCAAACTCGGTTCCCGTAGTAAAAATTGTGGCATCTGGTAGAAAGGTGACAGAAGTTCCTGTTTTTACTTCTTTGCTAGGTTTAACTTGCAATTCTGTTACTGGTACGCCCCGCTCAAAACGCTGGACGTAAACGTGCTTGTCGCGCCATACGGTAACTTCAACCCACTCAGACAAAGCGTTTACGACCGAAATTCCGACTCCGTGCAATCCTCCAGAAACTTTGTAACCACCACCACCAAATTTCCCTCCGGCATGTAATACTGTCATTACAGTTTCTAATGCTGATTTACCAGTTTGGGGGTGTGTATCTGTCGGAATGCCTCGACCATTGTCTGTAACTGTTACAGAACCATCCGCATTTAAGTCCACCTCCACATGCGTGCAGTATCCCGCCAAAGCTTCATCGATCGAATTGTCTACGACCTCGTAAACTAGATGATGGAGTCCTCGCGGACCAGTGGAGCCAATGTACATACCCGGTCTTTTGCGCACCGGTTCCAGACCTTCCAGAACTTGAATCTGATCGGCGCTGTAACTGCTAGTCATGCAAGGTATTCTCCACGAAAATTAAAGTTTGAGCCGCGATCCGACTCAAAAAATAGAAAAACACTCCTAAATTGTAGCATAAAAGCCTTAAAGACGGCTGTAGAGGGATTTTAGAGGAAATTTTTCAGGGGGATGTACCCAAATAATTTTTATCGATCTTGCTTAATCACAATTTGCGGGGCGACAGCAACGGGAAAATCAAGACTGGCGATCGCGCTTGCCAAAAAACTCAACGCTGTCATTCTCAGCGCCGACTCGCGCCAAGTATACCGCGAATTCAACATTGGCACAGCCAAGCCATCAGTTACCGAACAAAACTTAGTACCGCATTATTTAATTGATATCTGCACGCCTACCGAAACTCTTACTGTTGCAGATTACCAAGCGCAAGCACAGACTTTAATTGCTCAGTTTCAGCAGCAAGGGCAAATTCCGCTATTAGTCGGCGGTACTGGGTTATATATTCGCGCAGTGGTACGAGGGTTGAAGATCCCAAGAGTTGCGCCGCATCCTGAATTGCGATCGCAGTTAGAATCACTCGGTCAAACGCAACTTTACAGCATTTTGCAACAAGTTGATGCGGTTGCAGCGCAGAAAATTCACCCGCATGATGCAGTACGAACACTACGCGCGTTAGAAGTCTTTTATGTCACAGGGCGTCCAATCTCAGAACAACAAGGAGAGAGCCCACCAAATTATCCGATTTTACAGATTGGCTTAGATTGTCGTGGAGAGAGTTTACGCGATCGCATTATGCAACGCACTGAACAAATGATTGCAGACGGTTTAGTTGCTGAAGTGGAATATCTTTGTCAAAAATACAGTGCTGACTTACCGTTGTTAAATACTTTGGGATATCACGAGGTCAAGCAGTATCTATTTAATGAGATTACCCTCGATGAAGCAAAAGAATTAACCGTTGTGCACACCCGACAATTCGCTAAACGACAGCGTACTTGGTTTCGCGCCTATCCGCAAATTGAATGGTTTGATGCTGATGCGCCTGATTTGTTTGAACGAGTTTACCAGCGAGTGCAAGCATTTTTAAACCTGTATGAATACAAGTAATATCATAATGCGTGCAGGGTACCACACTTGGCTTATATAGCCCCAACTTCAGTCAGAAGGCTCAATTCCCATTCTTCGCAATTGTTCAGCAAGAATCTGGGCGCGTTGTTCAGCTTGTGCAGCGCGTTGTTCAGCTTGTGCAGCGCGTTCATCTCCAGTCAGTAAAATACTTCCATCTTGGTAGCACCAGCGCAACCAGGTATCTTGCCTACCTTCAAATTCTCCTTGCCATATTGTGACACCCAGTCCAACTTGTTCGAGCCAAGTTTCATTAATTTCGGAATATCGCATTCCTCGGAGTTCATGCACGCGCAGCACTTGTCCAAACTGCTCAGTCGGATCGTACACAATATAGTAGCTAACGCGCATATGCTCGTAGGTTCTGAGTTTTTTTCCTAGTTCATCGCCCTCTTTGTTAGAAACAATCTCAATCACAACTTCCGGTGGTTTTCCAAAACGCCACACCATGTAACAACGATTTTGCTTGTCCCACCAGTTTTGTGGTACTTGTACGTCAAAACTAAGAAAGACATCGGGGACAATCGCGGGTTGCAAGTCTGTATAGTAAACACCGACATTTGCGGCTGCAATTAAAGTGCGCTTTTGCATAGCACTATAAATCGAACTAACTAGAAGCCGTTGTTGTTTTTCAGAAGCAAAATCATCCACTGGTGTATCGTCTTCAGTCACTAGCTGATTAGCATCTGGTACGTAGTAGTCATCGTCACAGATAAAAGTTTGCTCAACCATGATTACCACTTGAAAAACGTTATCTTTAGCTTAGTTGATAGATATGATTTGCTCGTATAGGGGTACAGGTGATAACAAATCTTGCCAGAATATTATTTAAAGCCCTTCGTTAAACACAAGCTACCTATGCTTCTTAGAAATCAGCAGCACAGCAAATGGAAACCAATTATCAAGCAATTTGAGGCTGTTCTTGGTAAAAATGGCGTAGTGCAGCGCAAGGAAGAATTAATTACCTATGAGTGTGATGGTTTAACTAGCTATCGTCAGCGCCCTGCGGTGGTTGTGTTACCGCGCACAACAGAACAAGTTGCAGAGGTAGTGAAAATATGCGATCGCAATTCGATTCCCTTCATTGCACGCGGTTCTGGTACAGGTTTATCAGGTGGTGCATTACCAATCGAAGATTGCGTGTTGATTGTGACCGCCATGATGCGGCAAATTCTCAAGGTAGACTTGGAAAATCAGCAAGTTATCGTCCAACCCGGAGTGATTAACAACTGGGTAACGCAAACTGTCAGTGGTGCTGGTTTTTATTATGCTCCCGATCCTTCGAGTCAAATTATCTGCTCGATTGGTGGCAATGTTGCAGAAAATTCAGGTGGCGTTCACTGTCTTAAATATGGCGTCACCACAAATCACGTTTTAGGATTGAAACTCGTGCTTCCTGATGGCACAATTACTGAAGTCGGCGGACAAGTCCCCGAAATGCCTGGCTACGATCTTACAGGTGTTTTTGTTGGTTCCGAAGGTACGCTGGGAATTGCCACCGAAATTACCCTAAAGATCCTCAAAACCGCCGAATCTATTTGCGTTCTCTTAGCAGATTTTACCAGTGTGGAAGCTGCAGGTGCTGCTGTTTCAGACATTATCGGTGCAGGAATTATTCCAGCTGGTATGGAAATGATGGATAACCTTAGCATTAATGCTGTTGAAGATGTCGTTGCTACAGGTTGTTACCCGCGAGATGCAGCTGCCATTTTACTCGTTGAAATTGATGGTTTAGCCGTAGAAGTTGCAGCAAATAAACAACGAATTGCTGATATTTGCAAACAAAATGGCGCGCGCAATATCACGACAGCAAGCGATCCAGAAACACGCTTAAAATTATGGAAAGGTCGCAAAGCTGCTTTTGCTGCTGCAGGTCATCTTAGCCCCGATTATTATGTTCAAGATGGAGTTATTCCTCGAACACAACTACCTTTTGTATTGCAAGAAATTGAAAGTTTAAGTAAACAATATGGTTATCGTATCGCTAATGTATTTCATGCTGGTGATGGAAACTTACATCCGTTAATTTTGTATAATAACTCTGTCCCTGGTGCATTAGAAAAAGTTGAAGAATTAGGTGGGGAAATTCTTAAGCTTTGCGTTAAGGTTGGTGGAAGCATTTCAGGCGAACACGGTATCGGCGCTGATAAGCGATGCTATATGCCCGATATGTTTACAGAAACTGATTTAGAAACGATGCAGTATATCCGTCAAGCCTTTAATCCACGGGAATTAGCAAATCCTGGGAAAATATTTCCTACCCCACGCACTTGCGGAGAAGCTGCAAGGGCTGAAGCAGCCAAGAAGTTTGCATCAGTAGAGCGATTTTAATATTCAAGGCGAGCAAAGTATTAATCTTGTCTTGGTATAACAACAGTAACTGTAGTTCCAACTCCGACCTGACTTTCTACATAAATGCTACCTTTATGTAACTCTACACACTGTTTTACAATAGACATTCCTAACCCTGTTCCAGGAATTGTACTTGTGTTACTAGCACGATAGAAAGAATCGAATAAGTATTTTTGTTCTTCTTCAGGAATGCCAATGCCTCGATCTTGAATTGTGAAAATAATTTCTTGTGGATTGTACGTCAAGTAAAAAGTAATATCTCCACCCTGAGGTGAATACTTGATAGCATTAGATAGCAAATTTATAAGAATATGACGGATTAATTGTTCGTCTAAGTAAGTTTGACTTACTTGACCTATGCAAGTAAAGTTAATTGTATGTTTGCTAGTAGTACTAAGTTGTAATTGCTCTATAATTTCTTGACAAGTTTTTTCCAAATCTAAATAAGTTGGAGAAAAATGTAACTTTCCAGATTCGATCCTGCTCGCTGTTAAAAGATCGTCGAGTAAGTTTGTTATGTGGTTACCTGCAACCTGAATGCGTTCAAAATAAAGCTGCTTTTTTTCTTTTGGTATTTGATCGCCAAACTTTTCGAGTAATTTAATTGACATCATAATAACGGTAAGTGGCGTGCGAAACTCGTGCGACACTGTAGTCACAAACCGCGATTTAAGTTCAACAAGTTCTCTTTCTTTTGCTAAAGCATAGTAGATCTCAGCTTCTGCTTGCTTGCGTTCAGTTATATTACGAAAAATTCCTCTTGTTGAAACTGGTTGACCTTGGTCAAATTTACAATTAATGCTTCCAGCAACTGTAATTTCTTTACCACTTTTAGAAATAAACTTAGCTTCAACTTCATTAATATTTTCTCCTGACATTATTCTTTGAAAGATTTCTAAGCAATGTTCTAGGCAATCAGGATGAATAATATTGAATATTGTCAGATTTTCTAGCTCGCTATCGTTATATTCTAAAGTATTTTTCCAAGCTTGGTTTACATAAACAAATTTTCCGTCTGGTGTAACACACTGAATTAAATCGTTTGCATTTTCAAATAAGTCTCTATACCTTTCTTCACTCTCGCGCAAGGCTATTTCTGTTTGCTGTTGCTCGAGAATTTTATTAGCTAGCTTTTGATTAGTTTGTAATAGTTGTTGAGCCTGTTCTTGAAGTTGTTGCTCTAAAGTTTGATTAACTTGCTGAATTCTAGCTGCCTGCCAAGCGCTTACTAAATTCTTCTTAAGTTGATTTAATATATTAGTACAAAAAAATACTAAGTTGCGTGACAGCTTAACAAAACTATTATACAAGACTATAAAAAATCCTAGCAAAATTGTTGTAGTTAAGCATAGTAAAATAACATTATTCATATTAAAATAATTGAAGCTCTTTTCTTATGGATAAACACAGATATATATTGTTTGCTAGAAAACTTTGCAACTTTTTTAGCTTTTGATTTTTAGGCTCACTCTACTTGCTGTTACTTGGTGTTTGTGTATCATAGTTTTTTTTACTTTCTTGCATGTACCAATAGATTTTTTAAGTAAATGTAATATTTTTCAGTATTGATTGAGAATCATAATAGTAAGCTCGTAACGTGTCTTAGTTAAATATAATACAAATAGATTTTACAATTACCAGTATTAATACTGAAACTGGTAGTTGGGCTTTCAAGTTTATTCGTATATACAACATATCAAAGCTTTTTATTCAAGCAAAAGCTACTTAAAGTAAGTACTGCAATCGATAAAATGCTATATGTAAAGTATAAAGTTGAATATAAATAACAATGTGAAAATAAGCAGAGGATAAGAAATCCACGTTAAAAGTAATACCAATTAGATTTAGTTGACATTATGAGTGCGATCGCCCAAAAATTAAAAACCATTGTTGGAAATTCTAAAGTCATAGCATGGGATGCTATTGAAGCTGTGCGTCGCGAACAGATCCAACAAGCGATCGCCACAGAAAATTATCCGTGTCTTGTTTATCCCCAAACGCAAGCAGAACTCGCAGAAGTTGTTAGTTGTGCTTACCAAAATCAATGGAAAATATTACCCTGTGGAAACACAACTAAACTACATTGGGGTGGCTTAGCCCAAGACGTACAAATTGTCATCAGTACCGAACGCATTCATCAATTAATTGAACACGCCGTAGGAGATTTAACCGTAACAGCAGAAGCAGGAATTTGCTTTGCCGACTTGCAAGCAACTTTAGCAGCTGCAAGACAATTTCTCGCCCTCGATCCTACCACCCCTGAATTCGCTACATTAGGAGGAATTGTCGCCACTGCGGATACTGGTTCGCTGCGCCAACGTTATGGAGGAGTGCGCGATCAACTTCTAGGAATTAGTTTTGTCCGTGCGGATGGGAAAATTGCTAAAGCTGGAGGTAGAGTTGTTAAAAATGTTGCTGGTTACGACTTGATGAAGTTATTTACTGGCTCGTATGGCACGCTAGGAATCATTACATCCGTTACCTTCCGCGTCTATCCTATTCCAGAAACTTCAAGTACAGTAGTACTAACTGGAAGTGCAGATGCAATTGCCTCTTCTGTTACAAATCTACGCGCATCAGCTTTAACTCCAGTAGCGTCGGATTTACTCTCACCGCAATTAGTCACAAGTTTAGATCTTGGTAAAGGCTTGGGCTTAGTTGTGCAGTTTCAAAGCCTCAGTGCAAGCGTTCAACAACAAGCTAAATCACTTTTAGAACTAGGACAACAGTTAAATTTACAAGGCGCAGTCTATACAACCGATAATGAGACTAAGTTATGGCAGACATTACAACAACAAATGCGATCGCCTGCTCAACCTACTGAAATTACTTGCAAAATAGGGGTATTACCAACAAAGGCTGTTGCAACGCTTACGCACTTTGAGCCACACATGGGTTTAATTCACACAGGTAGTGGTTTAGGGTTATTGCGGTTAGATACGAATGCGGACAAGCAAAGTATTCTAAAAATGCGAGATTTTTGTCAGTCTCAAGGAGGTTTTCTCGCAGTTTTAGCAGCACCAAAAACAATAAAAGAAACAATTGATGTTTGGGGTTATCAAGGTAGTGCTTTAGAGATAATGCAGCGAATTAAACAACAGTTTGATCCAAATAAGATTTTAAGTCCATCTCGTTTTGTCGGAGGAATTTAATCAACGCTTCTCTTTCCTCTGTAAGCTCTGTGTCTAAAGTGGTTCGTTAAAATGAATGCCATTATTTTAGATTTACAACCTTTTCTTTCTTTAACTGACGATCAATATTATGAATTATGTCGAAAACATCCTGATTTAAAATTAGAAAGAAATCGAGCAGGTCAACTGATTATTCTGCCACCTACAGGAGGAGAAACAGGAAGAAAAAACTCAGATATTAATTACCAACTAGTTGCTTGGAATAAAAAAAAGAAACTAGGCGTTGTCTTTGACTCTTCAACCGAGTTTAAGTTACCCTTAGGCAGCGATCGCTCTCCAAATGCTGCATGGGTCAAACTAGAACGCTGGCGATCGCTTAGTGACGAAGCCAAAAAAAAGTTTCCGCCACTCTGTCCAGATTTTATCATTGAGCTAAAATCAGAATCAGATAGCCTTAAAGATTTACGCGCTAAGATGCAAGAATACCTTAAAAAAGGTATGGCTTTAGGCTGGTTAGTTAATTGATCCACAAAACCAACAAGTAGAAATATATAAACAACATCAAGACGTAGAAATAATAACGTCTCCACAAACGCTTTCAGGTGGAGAAACTTTACCAGAATTTATTTTAGATTTCGCAGAAATTTGGAATTAGTTTTTGAGGAAACAAGAATATAATGCAAACTTCAGATCCTTCAAAAGATGCAATACCTGCTAGTTTAAGTCATTTAACTAGCTTTGACGCCCAACATCCACCCGATCCGAAGTTAATTGATACATGCGTTCATTGCGGATTTTGCCTATCAACGTGTCCAAGTTACCGTGTCATTGGTAAAGAAATGGATTCTCCACGCGGACGCATCTATCTAATGGATGCTGTCAACGAAGGTGAAATTCCACTTAGTAAAGCTACTGTACAGCATTTTGACTCGTGTTTAGGATGTCTCGCGTGCGTGACAACGTGTCCTTCAGGCGTGCAATACGACAAATTAATTTCTGCGACACGTCCCCAAGTCGAACGCAACTATCCGCGCTCTTTAGGCGATCGCTTATATCGTCAACTCATTTTTTCCTTATTTCCCTATCCCAACCGCCTGCGGGTGTTACTTGCACCTCTACTTCTCTATCAAAAGTTGGGCGTGCAAAAACTTGTACGTTCCACTAAGTTACTTCAACGCGTTTCACCTCGCCTCGCCGCGATGGAATCCATCTTACCAAAAATTACTATTAGCTCCTTTCAAGACAAATTACCAACAATTATTCCTGCCCAAGGCGAAAAACGCTATCGCGTAGGTGTCATTTTGGGTTGCGTACAGCGACTATTTTTCTCTCCAGTTAACGAAGCTACTGTAAGAGTCTTAACTGCAAATGGCTGCGAAGTTGTGATTCCCAAAACGCAAGGCTGTTGTGCTGCTTTACCGCATCACCAAGGACAAGAAGAACAAGCTAAAGCCCTAGCACGTCAAATGATCGATAGCTTTGCTGATACTGGTGTAGATGCAGTCATTATCAACGCAGCTGGCTGCGGTCATACCTTGAAAGAGTACGGACATTTACTGCAAGACGATCCAGAATACCGCGATCGCGCCAAAGCCTTTGCCGCAAGTGTCAAAGATGCCCAAGAGTTTTTGGCTACTATTGGTTTAACAGTAAAGCTTTCGCCCTTGTGCGAAAAACCGCTAACCTTGGTTTATCAGGATGCGTGTCACTTACTACACGGGCAAAAAATTAGCATCCAGCCACGCCAGTTACTGCGACAAATTCCTGGAGTACAACTAAGAGAACCCCTTGATGCAGCATTGTGCTGTGGTAGCGCGGGCGTCTACAATATGCTGCAACCCGACGTTGCTGAGGAGTTAGGTAAGCAGAAAGTCCATAATCTCTTAAATACAGGTGCACAGTTGATTGCTTCGGCAAATCCTGGCTGTACGCTGCAAATTACCAAACACATGCAACAACAGAATAAAAAGATAGCAGTGATGCACCCAATGGAGTTATTAGATTACTCAATTCGTGGAATTCAATTAGAGCAGTTGTAGTTTTTACATATAGCAAGAGACAGGGATTAGAGGTCAGAAGTCAGGGTTAGAATCTAGAAAAGCCAATGATTTTAAGCTTCTCTCATGTCCTAAGCATTCCTCCAATTGCTATAGAATCTATGAGAAATGGATCGACTTTCAGAAGAAACAACATCCATTTCTCGTTTAAATAACAACTGTACAAATACTCATGGTTGGTTTCTTTGATACCTATGGGTTTTTAATTGTCTCAATGATGATTGGGGCAATGCTAGGGTTATCATTATATTTACCCTTGATGGCAGGACAACTATCTTTAGCAAGTCCTGGCTTTTATGCTTTAGGTGGTTATATTGCCGCAATTTTATCAACGCAAGTCTTTTCTAGTTCCGCAAGCTTATTTCCCGTTCCCTTGTTACTTTTAGAAATGCTCATTGCTGGGGTAGTTTGTGGGATATTGAGCGTTATTGTTGGAATTCCTGCGCTGCGGCTACGCGGAATTTATTTAGCGATCGCGACGATTGCTTTTGTGGAAATATTACGGGTTATTTCTTTAAATCTGGAAATTACTGGCGGTGCAGTCGGTATTTTTGGTATTCCGCAACCGTTTCGAACCGCGATTGAGTACCTGTGGATTACCCTCCCTTTACTCGTAGTGAGTATGTTTTTTCTCTATCGTTTAGAAAAGATTCGCATTGGCAGGGCTTTCGCTGCGATTCGTGAAGATGAACTCGCCGCTGATGCAATGGCAATAAACCCGACTTACTACAAAGTGCTAGCGTTT
Proteins encoded in this window:
- the gyrB gene encoding DNA topoisomerase (ATP-hydrolyzing) subunit B; the protein is MTSSYSADQIQVLEGLEPVRKRPGMYIGSTGPRGLHHLVYEVVDNSIDEALAGYCTHVEVDLNADGSVTVTDNGRGIPTDTHPQTGKSALETVMTVLHAGGKFGGGGYKVSGGLHGVGISVVNALSEWVEVTVWRDKHVYVQRFERGVPVTELQVKPSKEVKTGTSVTFLPDATIFTTGTEFDYITLAGRLRELAYLNAGVKITFSDRRLDLLKSSEPKVETYEYKGGIKEYVAYMNREKQPLHEEIIFVQGERNNVQVEVALQWSADAYTDNILGFANNIRTVDGGTHLEGLKAVLTRTLNAIARKRNKIKENEPNLSGEHVREGLTGVISVKVPDPEFEGQTKTKLGNTEVRGIVDSLVGEVLTEYLDFHPSVADAILDKAIQAFKAAEAARHARELVRRKSVLESSPLPGKLADCSSRDASESEIFIVEGDSAGGSAKQGRDRRFQAILPLRGKILNIEKTDDAKIYKNTEIQALITALGLGVKGEEFDASQLRYHRIVIMTDADVDGAHIRTLLLTFFYRYQRELIDQGYIYIACPPLYKVERGRNHYYCYSDRELQNLIQHEFPDNANYTIQRFKGLGEMMPEQLWETTMNPETRTMKQVEIEDAAEADRIFTILMGDRVAPRREFIETYGSRLNLTELDI
- the miaA gene encoding tRNA (adenosine(37)-N6)-dimethylallyltransferase MiaA; translated protein: MYPNNFYRSCLITICGATATGKSRLAIALAKKLNAVILSADSRQVYREFNIGTAKPSVTEQNLVPHYLIDICTPTETLTVADYQAQAQTLIAQFQQQGQIPLLVGGTGLYIRAVVRGLKIPRVAPHPELRSQLESLGQTQLYSILQQVDAVAAQKIHPHDAVRTLRALEVFYVTGRPISEQQGESPPNYPILQIGLDCRGESLRDRIMQRTEQMIADGLVAEVEYLCQKYSADLPLLNTLGYHEVKQYLFNEITLDEAKELTVVHTRQFAKRQRTWFRAYPQIEWFDADAPDLFERVYQRVQAFLNLYEYK
- a CDS encoding Uma2 family endonuclease, which codes for MVEQTFICDDDYYVPDANQLVTEDDTPVDDFASEKQQRLLVSSIYSAMQKRTLIAAANVGVYYTDLQPAIVPDVFLSFDVQVPQNWWDKQNRCYMVWRFGKPPEVVIEIVSNKEGDELGKKLRTYEHMRVSYYIVYDPTEQFGQVLRVHELRGMRYSEINETWLEQVGLGVTIWQGEFEGRQDTWLRWCYQDGSILLTGDERAAQAEQRAAQAEQRAQILAEQLRRMGIEPSD
- the glcD gene encoding glycolate oxidase subunit GlcD codes for the protein MLLRNQQHSKWKPIIKQFEAVLGKNGVVQRKEELITYECDGLTSYRQRPAVVVLPRTTEQVAEVVKICDRNSIPFIARGSGTGLSGGALPIEDCVLIVTAMMRQILKVDLENQQVIVQPGVINNWVTQTVSGAGFYYAPDPSSQIICSIGGNVAENSGGVHCLKYGVTTNHVLGLKLVLPDGTITEVGGQVPEMPGYDLTGVFVGSEGTLGIATEITLKILKTAESICVLLADFTSVEAAGAAVSDIIGAGIIPAGMEMMDNLSINAVEDVVATGCYPRDAAAILLVEIDGLAVEVAANKQRIADICKQNGARNITTASDPETRLKLWKGRKAAFAAAGHLSPDYYVQDGVIPRTQLPFVLQEIESLSKQYGYRIANVFHAGDGNLHPLILYNNSVPGALEKVEELGGEILKLCVKVGGSISGEHGIGADKRCYMPDMFTETDLETMQYIRQAFNPRELANPGKIFPTPRTCGEAARAEAAKKFASVERF
- a CDS encoding PAS domain-containing sensor histidine kinase; its protein translation is MNNVILLCLTTTILLGFFIVLYNSFVKLSRNLVFFCTNILNQLKKNLVSAWQAARIQQVNQTLEQQLQEQAQQLLQTNQKLANKILEQQQTEIALRESEERYRDLFENANDLIQCVTPDGKFVYVNQAWKNTLEYNDSELENLTIFNIIHPDCLEHCLEIFQRIMSGENINEVEAKFISKSGKEITVAGSINCKFDQGQPVSTRGIFRNITERKQAEAEIYYALAKERELVELKSRFVTTVSHEFRTPLTVIMMSIKLLEKFGDQIPKEKKQLYFERIQVAGNHITNLLDDLLTASRIESGKLHFSPTYLDLEKTCQEIIEQLQLSTTSKHTINFTCIGQVSQTYLDEQLIRHILINLLSNAIKYSPQGGDITFYLTYNPQEIIFTIQDRGIGIPEEEQKYLFDSFYRASNTSTIPGTGLGMSIVKQCVELHKGSIYVESQVGVGTTVTVVIPRQD
- a CDS encoding FAD-binding oxidoreductase, coding for MSAIAQKLKTIVGNSKVIAWDAIEAVRREQIQQAIATENYPCLVYPQTQAELAEVVSCAYQNQWKILPCGNTTKLHWGGLAQDVQIVISTERIHQLIEHAVGDLTVTAEAGICFADLQATLAAARQFLALDPTTPEFATLGGIVATADTGSLRQRYGGVRDQLLGISFVRADGKIAKAGGRVVKNVAGYDLMKLFTGSYGTLGIITSVTFRVYPIPETSSTVVLTGSADAIASSVTNLRASALTPVASDLLSPQLVTSLDLGKGLGLVVQFQSLSASVQQQAKSLLELGQQLNLQGAVYTTDNETKLWQTLQQQMRSPAQPTEITCKIGVLPTKAVATLTHFEPHMGLIHTGSGLGLLRLDTNADKQSILKMRDFCQSQGGFLAVLAAPKTIKETIDVWGYQGSALEIMQRIKQQFDPNKILSPSRFVGGI
- a CDS encoding (Fe-S)-binding protein, translating into MQTSDPSKDAIPASLSHLTSFDAQHPPDPKLIDTCVHCGFCLSTCPSYRVIGKEMDSPRGRIYLMDAVNEGEIPLSKATVQHFDSCLGCLACVTTCPSGVQYDKLISATRPQVERNYPRSLGDRLYRQLIFSLFPYPNRLRVLLAPLLLYQKLGVQKLVRSTKLLQRVSPRLAAMESILPKITISSFQDKLPTIIPAQGEKRYRVGVILGCVQRLFFSPVNEATVRVLTANGCEVVIPKTQGCCAALPHHQGQEEQAKALARQMIDSFADTGVDAVIINAAGCGHTLKEYGHLLQDDPEYRDRAKAFAASVKDAQEFLATIGLTVKLSPLCEKPLTLVYQDACHLLHGQKISIQPRQLLRQIPGVQLREPLDAALCCGSAGVYNMLQPDVAEELGKQKVHNLLNTGAQLIASANPGCTLQITKHMQQQNKKIAVMHPMELLDYSIRGIQLEQL
- a CDS encoding branched-chain amino acid ABC transporter permease, producing MVGFFDTYGFLIVSMMIGAMLGLSLYLPLMAGQLSLASPGFYALGGYIAAILSTQVFSSSASLFPVPLLLLEMLIAGVVCGILSVIVGIPALRLRGIYLAIATIAFVEILRVISLNLEITGGAVGIFGIPQPFRTAIEYLWITLPLLVVSMFFLYRLEKIRIGRAFAAIREDELAADAMAINPTYYKVLAFTLGAILAGMVGAVSAHFLNTWNARQGTFDASIIYLTFVLIGGSRSFIGPVLGGMVFTALPEVLRAIADTPGLPLALAQFLRDSRLIIFGLLIVLGTIFFPQGLVTPELFKRRKAKGGQSPSRRVGRGIK